Proteins encoded together in one Marmota flaviventris isolate mMarFla1 chromosome Y, mMarFla1.hap1, whole genome shotgun sequence window:
- the LOC114106884 gene encoding probable bifunctional dTTP/UTP pyrophosphatase/methyltransferase protein isoform X1 gives MALCPVIGKLLHKRVVLASASPRRQEILSNAGLRFEVVPSKFKETLSKASFPSPYAYAIETAKQKALEVAHRLHQKDLRTPDVVIGADTIVAVDGLVLEKPVDKQDAYHMLSRLSGKEHSVFTGVAIVHCTTADRLLETQVSEFYEETRVTFSELSEDLLWEYIHSGEPMDKAGGYGIQSLGGMLVESVRGDFLNVVGFPLNRFCKQLAELYYPPRGQDVRRVKHDSIPPVDSFETLGDLDAGDPGPVQSHGDPGAGPGSPGSLRGVSEAEGDPPAQGSSEASCNGAVEAQTPFPAGLLDLIDGFKVSKALFTACRLKVFDLLSDGAPRGAADVARAVDASVCGTRRLLEVCVALGLLRKTEQGYRNTELAGRHLVSGGARSLHGLILHSDQRTWDLFSHLERTLREGPRPHRGAPGDQQGQPGDQVGPPCRETQLQALKAAHTLSSLTARRLASAFDLSRFSSACLLGGCRGALAWELARECPRLEVTVLDVPDELEQVSCFQPQGGPTARVSLVPGDPSRDALPAADLYILPRLPPDWPDDKVHQLLRRVAGCCRPGGGLLLAEVALDEDPGAARRGLRPKLDLLVQTPGRDWTLGEGRRLLEQHGFGDMQVAPAGDFPGAVLGIRMCP, from the exons GGCCTGCGGTTCGAGGTGGTGCCGTCCAAGTTCAAAGAGACGCTCAGCAaagcctccttccccagcccctaCGCCTACGCCATCGAGACGGCCAAGCAGAAGGCCCTGGAGGTGGCGCACAGACTGCACCAG AAGGACCTCCGGACCCCCGACGTGGTCATCGGGGCGGACACTATCGTG GCAGTGGACGGGCTGGTTCTGGAGAAGCCCGTGGACAAGCAGGACGCCTACCACATGCTTTCAAG GTTGAGCGGCAAAGAGCACAGCGTGTTCACGGGAGTGGCCATCGTCCACTGCACCACCGCAG ACCGCCTGCTGGAGACGCAGGTCTCGGAGTTCTACGAGGAGACGAGGGTGACCTTCTCGGAGCTGTCCGAGGACCTGCTGTGGGAGTACATCCACAGCGGGGAGCCCAT GGACAAGGCCGGGGGCTACGGCATCCAGTCGCTGGGGGGCATGCTGGTGGAGTCCGTCCGCGGGGACTTCCTCAACGTGGTGGGCTTCCCACTCAACCGCTTCTGCAAGCAGCTGGCCGAGCTGTACTACCCGCCCCGCGGCCAGGACGTGCGGAGGGTCAAGCACGACTCCATCCCGCCCGTGGACAGCTTCGAGACCCTCGGTGACCTGGACGCGGGCGACCCGGGGCCGGTTCAGAGCCACGGGGACCCTGGCGCTGGCCCCGGCTCCCCGGGCAGCCTGAGGGGCGTGTCGGAGGCGGAAGGAGACCCGCCTGCCCAGGGCTCAAGCGAGGCCAGTTGCAACGGGGCGGTGGAGGCCCAGACCCCATTCCCGGCCGGCCTCCTGGACCTGATAGACGGCTTCAAAGTGTCCAAG GCCCTGTTCACCGCCTGCAGGCTCAAGGTGTTCGACCTGCTCAGCGACGGCGCGCCCCGGGGGGCGGCGGACGTGGCCCGCGCCGTGGACGCCTCCGTGTGCGGGACCAGGAGGCTGCTGGAGGTCTGCGTGGCCCTGGGCTTGCTGCGGAAGACGGAGCAAG GTTACAGAAACACGGAGCTGGCCGGGCGGCACCTGGTGTCCGGCGGCGCGCGCTCCCTGCACGGCCTCATCCTGCACAGCGACCAGCGCACCTGGGACCTCTTCAGCCACCTGGAGCGCACCCTGCGGGAGGGACCGCGGCCGCACCGCGGGGCTCCCGGGGACCAGCAGGGACAGCCGGGGGACCAGGTG GGCCCCCCCTGCCGGGAGACGCAGCTGCAGGCCCTGAAGGCGGCGCACACCCTCTCCTCGCTGACCGCCCGCCGCCTGGCCTCGGCCTTCGACCTGTCGCGGTTCTCCTCCGCCTGCCTCCTGGGAG GCTGCAGGGGCGCCCTGGCCTGGGAGCTGGCCCGGGAGTGCCCGCGGCTGGAGGTGACGGTGTTGGACGTCCCGGACGAGCTGGAGCAGGTGTCCTGCTTCCAGCCCCAGGGTGGACCGACGGCCCGCGTCAGCTTGGTGCCTG GTGACCCGTCCAGGGACGCCCTGCCCGCAGCTGACCTGTACATCCTGCCCCGCCTGCCGCCCGACTGGCCGGACGACAAGGTCCACCAGCTGCTGAGGAGGGTCGCAGGGTGCTGCCGGCCGG GAGGCGGCCTCTTGCTGGCGGAAGTTGCCCTGGACGAGGACCCGGGGGCCGCCCGGCGTGGCCTGAGGCCGAAGCTGGACCTGCTGGTGCAGACGCCGGGCAGGGACTGGACGCTGGGCGAGGGCCGGCGCCTGCTGGAGCAGCATGGCTTCGGGGACATGCAGGTGGCGCCCGCCGGGGACTTCCCGGGCGCAGTCCTGGGCATCCGCATGTGCCCCTGA
- the LOC114106884 gene encoding probable bifunctional dTTP/UTP pyrophosphatase/methyltransferase protein isoform X2, which yields MALCPVIGKLLHKRVVLASASPRRQEILSNAKDLRTPDVVIGADTIVAVDGLVLEKPVDKQDAYHMLSRLSGKEHSVFTGVAIVHCTTADRLLETQVSEFYEETRVTFSELSEDLLWEYIHSGEPMDKAGGYGIQSLGGMLVESVRGDFLNVVGFPLNRFCKQLAELYYPPRGQDVRRVKHDSIPPVDSFETLGDLDAGDPGPVQSHGDPGAGPGSPGSLRGVSEAEGDPPAQGSSEASCNGAVEAQTPFPAGLLDLIDGFKVSKALFTACRLKVFDLLSDGAPRGAADVARAVDASVCGTRRLLEVCVALGLLRKTEQGYRNTELAGRHLVSGGARSLHGLILHSDQRTWDLFSHLERTLREGPRPHRGAPGDQQGQPGDQVGPPCRETQLQALKAAHTLSSLTARRLASAFDLSRFSSACLLGGCRGALAWELARECPRLEVTVLDVPDELEQVSCFQPQGGPTARVSLVPGDPSRDALPAADLYILPRLPPDWPDDKVHQLLRRVAGCCRPGGGLLLAEVALDEDPGAARRGLRPKLDLLVQTPGRDWTLGEGRRLLEQHGFGDMQVAPAGDFPGAVLGIRMCP from the exons AAGGACCTCCGGACCCCCGACGTGGTCATCGGGGCGGACACTATCGTG GCAGTGGACGGGCTGGTTCTGGAGAAGCCCGTGGACAAGCAGGACGCCTACCACATGCTTTCAAG GTTGAGCGGCAAAGAGCACAGCGTGTTCACGGGAGTGGCCATCGTCCACTGCACCACCGCAG ACCGCCTGCTGGAGACGCAGGTCTCGGAGTTCTACGAGGAGACGAGGGTGACCTTCTCGGAGCTGTCCGAGGACCTGCTGTGGGAGTACATCCACAGCGGGGAGCCCAT GGACAAGGCCGGGGGCTACGGCATCCAGTCGCTGGGGGGCATGCTGGTGGAGTCCGTCCGCGGGGACTTCCTCAACGTGGTGGGCTTCCCACTCAACCGCTTCTGCAAGCAGCTGGCCGAGCTGTACTACCCGCCCCGCGGCCAGGACGTGCGGAGGGTCAAGCACGACTCCATCCCGCCCGTGGACAGCTTCGAGACCCTCGGTGACCTGGACGCGGGCGACCCGGGGCCGGTTCAGAGCCACGGGGACCCTGGCGCTGGCCCCGGCTCCCCGGGCAGCCTGAGGGGCGTGTCGGAGGCGGAAGGAGACCCGCCTGCCCAGGGCTCAAGCGAGGCCAGTTGCAACGGGGCGGTGGAGGCCCAGACCCCATTCCCGGCCGGCCTCCTGGACCTGATAGACGGCTTCAAAGTGTCCAAG GCCCTGTTCACCGCCTGCAGGCTCAAGGTGTTCGACCTGCTCAGCGACGGCGCGCCCCGGGGGGCGGCGGACGTGGCCCGCGCCGTGGACGCCTCCGTGTGCGGGACCAGGAGGCTGCTGGAGGTCTGCGTGGCCCTGGGCTTGCTGCGGAAGACGGAGCAAG GTTACAGAAACACGGAGCTGGCCGGGCGGCACCTGGTGTCCGGCGGCGCGCGCTCCCTGCACGGCCTCATCCTGCACAGCGACCAGCGCACCTGGGACCTCTTCAGCCACCTGGAGCGCACCCTGCGGGAGGGACCGCGGCCGCACCGCGGGGCTCCCGGGGACCAGCAGGGACAGCCGGGGGACCAGGTG GGCCCCCCCTGCCGGGAGACGCAGCTGCAGGCCCTGAAGGCGGCGCACACCCTCTCCTCGCTGACCGCCCGCCGCCTGGCCTCGGCCTTCGACCTGTCGCGGTTCTCCTCCGCCTGCCTCCTGGGAG GCTGCAGGGGCGCCCTGGCCTGGGAGCTGGCCCGGGAGTGCCCGCGGCTGGAGGTGACGGTGTTGGACGTCCCGGACGAGCTGGAGCAGGTGTCCTGCTTCCAGCCCCAGGGTGGACCGACGGCCCGCGTCAGCTTGGTGCCTG GTGACCCGTCCAGGGACGCCCTGCCCGCAGCTGACCTGTACATCCTGCCCCGCCTGCCGCCCGACTGGCCGGACGACAAGGTCCACCAGCTGCTGAGGAGGGTCGCAGGGTGCTGCCGGCCGG GAGGCGGCCTCTTGCTGGCGGAAGTTGCCCTGGACGAGGACCCGGGGGCCGCCCGGCGTGGCCTGAGGCCGAAGCTGGACCTGCTGGTGCAGACGCCGGGCAGGGACTGGACGCTGGGCGAGGGCCGGCGCCTGCTGGAGCAGCATGGCTTCGGGGACATGCAGGTGGCGCCCGCCGGGGACTTCCCGGGCGCAGTCCTGGGCATCCGCATGTGCCCCTGA